One window of Streptomyces sp. SUK 48 genomic DNA carries:
- a CDS encoding alpha/beta fold hydrolase: protein MNVSLTDTVFVFVHGAWHGSGQWAATQRALAGLGAASVAVDLPGHGFDAPLPTGYLLPGQPGLLTERSRLAPLTMDDCAEAVQSVLRQVRHHRAVVLVAHSAGGGPASLVAERAPGLVDRIVYLSAFVPGGRPRFHDYLGSPENATALGKDLTLGDPEALGAVRINPLSPDPAYLDELRETHYHDTPLDRFDRWRSALSPDLPLAIATTPVTLTAARWGRIPRTFLRCAEDRALAPAAQDLMIAEADRAFPGNPFTVHTLPGSHSPFAARPGELAAALAS from the coding sequence ATGAACGTCTCTCTGACCGACACCGTCTTCGTCTTCGTGCACGGTGCCTGGCACGGCTCCGGACAGTGGGCGGCGACGCAGCGCGCGCTGGCCGGACTGGGCGCCGCGAGCGTGGCCGTCGACCTGCCGGGGCACGGCTTCGACGCGCCCCTGCCCACCGGCTACCTGCTGCCCGGTCAGCCGGGCCTGCTGACCGAGAGGTCGCGGCTCGCCCCCTTGACGATGGACGACTGCGCCGAGGCCGTACAGAGCGTCCTGCGCCAGGTGCGTCACCATCGCGCTGTCGTGCTCGTCGCGCACAGCGCGGGCGGCGGTCCCGCGTCCCTGGTCGCGGAGCGGGCGCCCGGACTGGTGGACCGGATCGTCTACCTCTCCGCGTTCGTCCCGGGCGGGCGGCCGCGGTTCCACGACTACCTGGGCTCACCCGAGAACGCCACCGCGCTGGGCAAGGACCTGACCCTCGGCGACCCCGAGGCCCTGGGCGCCGTACGGATCAATCCGCTCTCACCGGACCCCGCCTACCTCGACGAACTGCGGGAGACCCACTACCACGACACCCCCCTGGACCGCTTCGACCGGTGGCGGTCCGCGCTGAGCCCTGATCTGCCCCTGGCGATCGCGACGACTCCGGTCACCCTGACCGCGGCGCGGTGGGGACGAATTCCACGGACGTTCCTGCGCTGCGCCGAGGACCGGGCGCTGGCACCGGCCGCGCAGGACCTGATGATCGCGGAAGCCGACCGGGCCTTCCCCGGCAACCCGTTCACCGTGCATACCCTGCCCGGCAGCCACAGCCCGTTCGCCGCCCGGCCGGGCGAACTCGCCGCGGCCCTCGCCTCGTGA
- a CDS encoding LysR family transcriptional regulator, translating into MEARHLRYAVALAEHEHFGRAAGALGIAQPPLSKQIADLEREVGARLFDRTRQGVFPTAAGEAFLVRARRALDEMAAATVDAGRAARGETGRLRLGFIASALLDPLPGVLSRFGRERPDVRLELHEMATSRSGPALVAGELDVAFTLGPPRGAGAEHLVSVPIGRDHVIAVVSTVHPYAGQHSVSADQLRTQPLIVSAGEDEPAVVAGLRTLLGTDSSALGGATVARDVHTIIGLAASGVGVGLGPSRMRAVPRPGVRFCEVTPRTPLPDLILSFAARDHSPVLRAFLDTIRKNCPDVGAALDDRLRPPR; encoded by the coding sequence GTGGAGGCGCGACATCTGCGGTACGCGGTCGCTCTCGCCGAGCACGAACACTTCGGCCGGGCGGCCGGCGCGCTGGGCATCGCGCAGCCGCCCCTGTCCAAGCAGATCGCCGACCTGGAGCGCGAGGTCGGGGCCCGGCTGTTCGACCGCACCCGCCAGGGGGTGTTCCCCACCGCCGCCGGTGAGGCGTTCCTCGTGCGGGCACGCCGGGCGCTCGACGAGATGGCGGCGGCCACGGTCGACGCGGGCCGCGCCGCGCGCGGCGAGACGGGACGCCTGCGTCTCGGCTTCATCGCCTCGGCCCTGCTCGACCCGCTGCCGGGCGTCCTGAGCAGGTTCGGCCGTGAACGGCCCGACGTGAGGCTGGAACTGCACGAGATGGCGACCAGCCGCAGCGGCCCGGCTCTCGTCGCCGGGGAGCTGGACGTGGCCTTCACCCTCGGCCCACCACGGGGTGCCGGAGCCGAGCATCTCGTGTCCGTCCCGATCGGACGCGACCACGTGATCGCCGTGGTGAGTACGGTGCACCCGTACGCGGGTCAACACTCGGTGAGTGCCGACCAGTTGCGGACACAGCCGCTGATCGTGTCGGCCGGCGAGGACGAGCCCGCCGTCGTCGCCGGACTGCGCACCCTGCTCGGCACGGACTCCTCGGCTCTCGGCGGCGCGACCGTCGCGAGGGACGTGCACACGATCATCGGCCTCGCCGCCTCCGGCGTGGGCGTCGGCCTGGGGCCGTCCCGCATGAGGGCGGTCCCGCGTCCGGGCGTGCGGTTCTGTGAGGTGACCCCGCGCACACCCCTGCCCGATCTCATCCTGTCCTTCGCGGCCCGCGATCACTCCCCGGTGCTGCGCGCCTTCCTCGACACCATCCGGAAGAACTGCCCCGACGTCGGTGCCGCACTCGACGACCGGCTCCGGCCCCCCAGGTGA
- a CDS encoding GNAT family N-acetyltransferase, translating to MSSRTSPVGRQITIRRTVARDAKRLTRLVRGSGAYAGEYASAVAGYRVGPDYIEAHRSFVAVGGEEDSGRVLGFYALVLAPPELDLLFVADEAQGRGIGRLLIAHMRSEARAAGLDRVKVVSHLPAADFYHRVGAIRTGTVRANPPAVPWDRPEFEFRIPAE from the coding sequence ATGAGTTCACGCACTTCCCCGGTCGGCCGGCAGATCACGATACGGAGGACCGTCGCCCGGGACGCCAAGCGGCTCACGCGGCTCGTGCGTGGCTCGGGCGCCTACGCGGGCGAGTACGCGTCCGCGGTCGCGGGCTACCGGGTCGGTCCCGACTACATCGAGGCCCACCGCAGCTTCGTGGCCGTGGGCGGCGAGGAGGACAGCGGCCGGGTCCTCGGGTTCTACGCGCTCGTCCTCGCCCCGCCGGAGCTCGACCTGCTGTTCGTCGCCGACGAGGCGCAGGGCCGGGGCATCGGACGCCTGCTCATCGCGCACATGCGGTCCGAGGCCCGCGCCGCCGGGCTCGACCGCGTCAAGGTCGTGTCGCACCTGCCCGCCGCGGACTTCTACCACCGCGTCGGCGCGATCCGGACCGGAACCGTACGCGCGAACCCGCCCGCCGTGCCGTGGGACCGCCCCGAATTCGAATTCCGCATTCCTGCGGAGTGA
- a CDS encoding MepB family protein, with protein MVTNQPWTGVHGDLLAAKAAVYDPSGFACSSPVPEPESAEYAACAFTLDDHAVRFRVAKTTPTKAGQFVTVWQRSEEGPIRPFDTEDGVDLFVISSRDDDGFGQFVFPREVLCERGIVARDGSGGKRGFRVYPPWVATTSRQARTTQAWQVNHFVDLARPGPADLTRARALYHPWTSATPGRPAP; from the coding sequence ATGGTGACGAATCAGCCGTGGACGGGCGTCCACGGTGACCTGCTGGCAGCGAAGGCAGCGGTCTACGACCCGAGCGGTTTCGCCTGCTCGTCGCCGGTGCCCGAACCGGAGAGCGCCGAGTACGCGGCGTGCGCGTTCACGCTCGACGACCATGCGGTCCGGTTCCGCGTGGCCAAGACCACCCCGACGAAGGCGGGCCAGTTCGTCACCGTGTGGCAGCGGTCGGAAGAAGGGCCGATCCGGCCCTTCGACACGGAGGACGGCGTGGACCTCTTCGTCATCAGCAGCCGTGACGACGACGGCTTTGGACAGTTCGTGTTCCCGCGCGAGGTGTTGTGCGAGCGGGGCATTGTCGCCCGCGACGGCTCCGGCGGAAAGCGCGGGTTCCGCGTCTACCCGCCCTGGGTGGCCACGACCAGCCGCCAGGCCCGCACCACCCAGGCGTGGCAGGTGAACCACTTCGTCGACCTCGCTCGGCCCGGCCCTGCCGACCTGACGCGCGCCCGCGCCCTGTACCACCCCTGGACGTCCGCAACACCGGGCCGTCCGGCGCCCTGA